The following are from one region of the Littorina saxatilis isolate snail1 linkage group LG4, US_GU_Lsax_2.0, whole genome shotgun sequence genome:
- the LOC138964983 gene encoding succinate--CoA ligase [GDP-forming] subunit beta, mitochondrial-like isoform X1 gives MCHINQQRAKPANHGSHKASVTASQVRWLNLQEYQSKKLMAEAGIAVQKFKVASTPEEAATVASQITVPEYVVKAQILAGGRGKGTFDNGFKGGVKLTKNQADVEDLIKNMLGHKLTTKQTPKGGVKVTKVMVAEALDIQRETYFAILMDRAYGGPVMVGSPEGGVDIEEVAEKKPSAIFKDPIDIMTGMTDAQAVFMAKNLGFDGEQGKQAADQIKRLYDLFIKVDATQVEINPFGETEDGRVVCFDAKMNFDDNASFRQKEIFAMDEMAESDPREVEAAKHNLNYIGMDGNIACLVNGAGLAMATMDIIKLHGGSPANFLDVGGTVTEDQVFSAFKLLTSDSQVKAILVNIFGGIVNCATIAKGITNACKSINLQLPLVVRLEGTNVDEAKQILKDSKLPIVSAGDLDDAAKKAVASLR, from the exons GCGAGTGTGACAGCAAGCCAAGTGAGATGGCTCAACCTGCAGGAGTACCAGAGCAAGAAGCTGATGGCGGAGGCGGGTATCGCTGTTCAGAAGTTCAAGGTTGCTTCCACACCTGAGGAAGCCGCTACAGTTGCCAGCCAGATCA CTGTTCCAGAGTACGTGGTCAAAGCCCAGATCTTGGCTGGAGGCCGAGGCAAGGGGACTTTCGACAATGGCTTCAAAGGAGGAGTGAAATTGACAAAGAA CCAAGCGGACGTGGAAGACTTGATCAAGAACATGCTTGGACACAAACTCACCACCAAGCAGACACCAAAAGGGGGAGTCAAAGTTACGAAG GTAATGGTGGCAGAAGCCCTGGACATCCAAAGAGAAACCTACTTTGCCATACTGATGGATCGCGCGTACGGAGGGCCAGTCATGGTCGGCAGCCCTGAAGGAGGCGTGGACATAGAAGAAGTTGCTGAGAAAAAACCCAGTGCCATCTTCAAG GATCCGATCGACATCATGACCGGAATGACTGATGCCCAGGCAGTATTCATGGCCAAAAACTTGGGCTTTGATGGAGAGCAAGGAAAGCAG GCTGCTGACCAGATCAAGCGGTTATATGATTTGTTCATCAAAGTGGATGCGACCCAAGTGGAGATCAACCCTTTTGGAGAAACAGAGGACGGCAGAG TGGTGTGCTTCGATGCCAAAATGAACTTTGACGACAATGCCAGTTTCCGTCAGAAGGAGATCTTTGCAATGGACGAAATGGCGGAGTCTGACCCCAGAGAAGTGGAAGCAGCAAAACACAACCTCAACTACATTGGCATGGATGGGAATATTGCATGCCTAG TGAACGGTGCTGGGCTGGCCATGGCAACAATGGATATCATCAAGCTTCACGGAGGGTCCCCAGCCAATTTTCTGGACGTTGGAGGAACTGTCACTGAGGACCAGGTGTTCAGTGCCTTCAAACTGCTCACCTCCGACTCACAG GTGAAAGCCATTTTGGTGAATATATTTGGTGGCATCGTCAACTGTGCCACTATCGCCAAAGGCATCACCAACGCCTGCAAGTCCATTAACCTTCAGCTTCCTCTAGTGGTGCGCCTTGAAG GAACAAATGTGGATGAAGCAAAACAGATCCTGAAGGATAGCAAACTGCCCATTGTTTCGGCTGGAGACCTAGACGACGCTGCCAAAAAAGCTGTTGCCAGTTTAAGATGA
- the LOC138964983 gene encoding succinate--CoA ligase [GDP-forming] subunit beta, mitochondrial-like isoform X2: protein MASVLCRCAVRQLNAKRASVTASQVRWLNLQEYQSKKLMAEAGIAVQKFKVASTPEEAATVASQITVPEYVVKAQILAGGRGKGTFDNGFKGGVKLTKNQADVEDLIKNMLGHKLTTKQTPKGGVKVTKVMVAEALDIQRETYFAILMDRAYGGPVMVGSPEGGVDIEEVAEKKPSAIFKDPIDIMTGMTDAQAVFMAKNLGFDGEQGKQAADQIKRLYDLFIKVDATQVEINPFGETEDGRVVCFDAKMNFDDNASFRQKEIFAMDEMAESDPREVEAAKHNLNYIGMDGNIACLVNGAGLAMATMDIIKLHGGSPANFLDVGGTVTEDQVFSAFKLLTSDSQVKAILVNIFGGIVNCATIAKGITNACKSINLQLPLVVRLEGTNVDEAKQILKDSKLPIVSAGDLDDAAKKAVASLR from the exons GCGAGTGTGACAGCAAGCCAAGTGAGATGGCTCAACCTGCAGGAGTACCAGAGCAAGAAGCTGATGGCGGAGGCGGGTATCGCTGTTCAGAAGTTCAAGGTTGCTTCCACACCTGAGGAAGCCGCTACAGTTGCCAGCCAGATCA CTGTTCCAGAGTACGTGGTCAAAGCCCAGATCTTGGCTGGAGGCCGAGGCAAGGGGACTTTCGACAATGGCTTCAAAGGAGGAGTGAAATTGACAAAGAA CCAAGCGGACGTGGAAGACTTGATCAAGAACATGCTTGGACACAAACTCACCACCAAGCAGACACCAAAAGGGGGAGTCAAAGTTACGAAG GTAATGGTGGCAGAAGCCCTGGACATCCAAAGAGAAACCTACTTTGCCATACTGATGGATCGCGCGTACGGAGGGCCAGTCATGGTCGGCAGCCCTGAAGGAGGCGTGGACATAGAAGAAGTTGCTGAGAAAAAACCCAGTGCCATCTTCAAG GATCCGATCGACATCATGACCGGAATGACTGATGCCCAGGCAGTATTCATGGCCAAAAACTTGGGCTTTGATGGAGAGCAAGGAAAGCAG GCTGCTGACCAGATCAAGCGGTTATATGATTTGTTCATCAAAGTGGATGCGACCCAAGTGGAGATCAACCCTTTTGGAGAAACAGAGGACGGCAGAG TGGTGTGCTTCGATGCCAAAATGAACTTTGACGACAATGCCAGTTTCCGTCAGAAGGAGATCTTTGCAATGGACGAAATGGCGGAGTCTGACCCCAGAGAAGTGGAAGCAGCAAAACACAACCTCAACTACATTGGCATGGATGGGAATATTGCATGCCTAG TGAACGGTGCTGGGCTGGCCATGGCAACAATGGATATCATCAAGCTTCACGGAGGGTCCCCAGCCAATTTTCTGGACGTTGGAGGAACTGTCACTGAGGACCAGGTGTTCAGTGCCTTCAAACTGCTCACCTCCGACTCACAG GTGAAAGCCATTTTGGTGAATATATTTGGTGGCATCGTCAACTGTGCCACTATCGCCAAAGGCATCACCAACGCCTGCAAGTCCATTAACCTTCAGCTTCCTCTAGTGGTGCGCCTTGAAG GAACAAATGTGGATGAAGCAAAACAGATCCTGAAGGATAGCAAACTGCCCATTGTTTCGGCTGGAGACCTAGACGACGCTGCCAAAAAAGCTGTTGCCAGTTTAAGATGA
- the LOC138963592 gene encoding complement C1q subcomponent subunit B-like has translation MTKRNADLTRVFLVVYWLSLFTLTLGEVRGRMRRSDDSDPLVAVVSMLTQKVDLLTSQLAAQDLYCKNQINQLKSRVAATEQPVAFTAYFGHAGTNIHALSVGQTVKFDTALFNAGSAYNPTTGVFTAPSPGTYVVFVHILHSFLPGADEEGPIEVHIYADHTRLLRVGACCKNMNSASNMVTVRLTQGQAVHVQVFKGTMLLGGIHSSFSGYKLNPL, from the exons ATGACCAAACGCAATGCTGACCTGACACGAGTTTTCCTCGTCGTCTATTGGCTCAGTTTGTTTACCTTGACTTTGGGCGAGGTCAGAGGTCGAATGCGAAGGTCAGACGACAGTGACCCCCTGGTAGCTGTGGTCAGCATGCTGACCCAGAAAGTGGACCTGCTGACGTCACAACTGGCGGCACAGGACCTCTACTGCAAGAACCAGATTAACCAGCTGAAGTCACGTGTTG CCGCTACAGAGCAACCGGTAGCATTCACGGCCTACTTCGGTCATGCTGGTACCAACATACACGCACTTAGCGTGGGGCAGACGGTCAAGTTTGACACTGCACTCTTCAACGCCGGTTCAGCTTACAACCCGACCACTGGGGTCTTCACCGCTCCGTCACCAGGGACCTACGTCGTCTTTGTGCAT ATCCTTCACAGCTTTTTGCCTGGAGCGGACGAGGAGGGTCCTATAGAGGTGCACATCTACGCGGACCACACGCGGCTGCTGAGAGTGGGGGCCTGCTGCAAGAACATGAACTCCGCTTCCAACATGGTGACGGTGCGCCTGACACAGGGGCAGGCGGTGCACGTGCAAGTCTTCAAAGGGACGATGCTGCTGGGCGGCATACACAGCAGCTTCTCGGGCTACAAGCTTAACCCGCTGTAG